Proteins co-encoded in one Arachis hypogaea cultivar Tifrunner chromosome 13, arahy.Tifrunner.gnm2.J5K5, whole genome shotgun sequence genomic window:
- the LOC112792089 gene encoding uncharacterized GPI-anchored protein At4g28100 has translation MKKRLALVLLLCAVFPCYVISDASTATIPAFPEEENVEGCSLRLSDEHYQGIKNACGSSLDRSRCCPVLAAWLYSAYSSTALKHAAAAADADAASSYSYDMPLLPDDSETCVVGLGKALKDRGIQLMQPNDTCDVVYCYCGIRLHPFTCPHQSFHTLQNLNLENHCLTPTAFPPLSSCSNCLHTLYSLKKKASSNSSKASENRTTKIHNKDCELMGLTWLLAKNTTAYIHTVSAVLRALMLNADGSDPQSCTLSSEGKPLAVDSSEMSDTSSSAILQAPTLLSLLLVYLITLLGMQHVIVILLYT, from the exons ATGAAGAAGAGACTTGCCCTTGTGTTGTTGCTGTGCGCTGTGTTTCCATGCTATGTGATAAGCGATGCATCAACAGCAACAATACCCGCATTCCCCGAAGAGGAAAACGTTGAGGGGTGCTCTCTGAGGCTCTCCGACGAGCACTACCAAGGGATCAAGAATGCCTGTGGATCCAGCCTGGACCGCAGCAGGTGCTGCCCCGTGTTGGCTGCCTGGCTTTACTCTGCCTACTCCTCAACGGCACTGAAgcatgctgctgctgctgctgatgcTGATGCTGCTTCATCATATTCATATGACATGCCCTTGTTGCCGGATGACTCGGAAACGTGCGTTGTTGGTTTAGGTAAGGCCCTCAAAGACAGGGGAATCCAGCTGATGCAACCCAACGACACCTGCGATGTTGTCTACTGCTACTGCGGGATCAGGCTGCACCCCTTCACCTGCCCTCATCAAAGTTTTCACACCCTCCAAAACTTGAACTTAGAGAATCATTGTCTCACTCCAACTGCTTTCCCGCCTCTTTCTTCATGCTCCAACTGCTTGCATACCCTCTACTCT CTTAAAAAGAAGGCTTCTTCAAATTCAAGCAAAGCATCAGAGAACAGGACCACCAAGATCCACAACAAAGATTGTGAGCTCATGGGGTTGACATGGCTTCTGGCCAAGAACACGACAGCATACATTCACACAGTTTCCGCGGTTCTTCGGGCTTTGATGCTCAATGCTGACGGATCCGACCCTCAATCCTGCACTCTGAGCAGCGAAGGAAAGCCTCTCGCCGTCGATTCTTCCGAGATGTCTGATACTTCCTCGTCAGCCATCCTGCAAGCCCCAACCCTCCTTTCTTTGTTACTTGTTTATTTGATAACGCTACTTGGTATGCAGCATGTCATTGTCATTTTATTATACACctaa